GGCTCGGGTTTGGACCTGTCCACCGGACCAGTATCCCGCCAGGCTGGTCCCATGTCCGTCGAATTCCTGCTCACCGCGCTGGTCGTCGTGGCCACGCCGGGCACCGGTGCGCTGCTGACCATGAGTGCGGGCCTGGCGCACGGCACGCGCGCGAGCGTCATCGCCGCGGTGGGCTGCACGCTGGGCACCGTTCCGCACGCGATCGCCGCCATCACCGGCCTCGCCGCGCTGCTGCACGCCAGCGCCGTGACGTTCCAGGTGATCAAGTACGCCGGGGTGGCCTACCTGCTCTACCTGGCGTGGTCGGCGTTGCGCGAGCCGGACCGGCCGCCGGAGGCGCCCGCGCCCCGCTCGGCCGCCCGCGTGATCGTGTCCGCGGTGCTGGTCAACGTACTCAACCCGAAGCTCACGATCTTCTTCTTCGCGTTCCTGCCGCAGTTCGTGCACCCCGGCGATCCGCGCTCGCTGGTCACGATGGCCGAGCTGAGCGCGGTGTTCATGGCCCTGACGCTGGTCGTGTTCGTCGCCTACGGGGCGGGCGCCGCGGCGATGCGCGACCGCGTGCTGTCCCGGCCGCGGGTGCGGGCGTGGATGCGCCGGATGTTCGCGGGCACGTTCGCCGCCCTCGCCGTCCGGCTGGCCGCCGAATGATGTGCTTCCGGCACTCCGACGCGATCTGGTCGGACTTCCCGCAGCTGGTGCCGGGCGTGCTGTTTGCGGAACACGCGCGGCCGTCCGGTGATCCGTCGCGCTACTGGCGGATCGCGGCGGAACGGCTCGCGGCCGGCCCGGAGTCCGCGCTCCCCGAGATCCAGGCGTGGCGGCAGGCGTTCACGCGGATGGGCCTGAAACCGACGCAGTACCGGTGCGCGGCGGAATCGTTGCTGCGCCGCTTCCGCAAGGACGGGTCGCTGCCGTCGATCCACCCGATGATCGACCTGGGCAACGCGGTTTCGCTCGCCTTCGCGATCCCGGTCGCCGTGTTCGACGCGGACGCCGTCGACGGCCTGCTGGAAGTCCGGTACGCCACGGGGAACGAGGAATACGCGGCGTTCTCCGGCGCCACCGAGCACCCGGCCCCGGGCGAGATCGTCTTCGCCGACGAGCACGGCCGGGCGCACGCCCGCCGGTGGACGCACCGGCAGAGCGCGCGATCGGCCGTCACCCCGGCGACGCGGTCGGTACTGATCGTCGCGGAAGCCCTGCATGCCACGGCTGCCACGGACGTGCCCCGGCTGCTCGACGCGCTGGGCGCCGAGCTGCCGGGCTCGGAGGCGACGGTGCTCAGCCGGGACGCGCCGGAGTTCCGCGCGAAACTCCGCTGAGCCGCCGCGTTTCGGCGTGCAACCACCTCGCCGTCTGGACGTCGAACGCGGGCCCGTCGACGGGGATGCGCCTGCCTTCGACGAACGCGCTCAAGGGCTCGGCGGGCGGCGAGTCGAGCGCCCGCACGATCGGGGCCACCGCTTCCCCCACCGGTTTGCCGAACCGCTTCATCCGGTCCACCTGTCGCGCGCTCGCGGCGTCGTACTCACCCGCGAAGCTGGTCGCCGTGACACCCGGGTGCACCAGCACGTAGCGGATCCGCGGGTGCCGCTCGGCGAACGAGACACCGTGGAGGTCGTTGAGCTTGCCGCCCTGGGCCATCGCGTCGATCGGATGGTAGTGCCGGGTGAACTGGAGGTCGTGCCGGTTCACGACGTCCAGCGGGGCGCCCGGCCCGGCGACGTTGACGATCACCGGTCTGTCCGCTTCGGACAGTGCACCGGCCAGCCGCTCCGCCAGCACGAACCGGCTCAGGTAGAACAGGGCGAAGTTGTCCTCGAAGCCCTCCGTGGTCTCGTGCCTGCGGGAGCGGAAGAACCGGGCGCACAGCACGAGCGCGTCGATCCGCGGGTACTTGGCGATGATCTCGTCGGCTGCCGCGTGCGCCGCCGCCACCAGGCTCAGGTCGGCGTGCACGAAGTCCGCGCCCGGCAGCGCCTTCGCCGGGTTCCGGCCCACGACGACCACCCGGTCGCCGCGCGCCAGCAGCTCGCGCGCCACTCCCGCACCGATCCCGGCGGTGCCGCCGGTGATGACGACGGTCCTCATCGCTCCGCCTTCCCGGGCAGCAGCGGGCTCGCCGCCAGCACCACGACGAGCGCGCCGACCGCGAACCAGTACACGCCGTGGAAACCGGCCATCGCGTCGCCCGCGGTTTCCAGGATCAGCGTCACGACGACCACGCCGATCGACGCGCCGAGCTGGTTGAGCATGTACAGCGCCGAGCTGCCCTGCGGCACCAGCTCCGCGGGCAGGGTCCGGTACAGCGAACCCATCGTGGGCGCGCCGACGAAGCCGAGCCCCAGGCCCATGACGAACGCGGCCACCGCGGGCCACGCCTGGCCCGCGTCCGGGCCCATCCAGGTGAACGCGAGCCCGGCAAGCAGGGCCACGACCGCGCCGGCGCGCACCAGCACCCGCGCCCCGATCCGGTCGGACAGCCGCCCGGCCAGCGGCATCGACAGCGCCCCGCCGAGGCCGACCGGTGCGACGAGCAATCCGGCGGCGAGCACGCCGTGGCCGTGCACCTGCTGGTAGTAGAGCGGGAGGACGAACAAGTTCGCGAACGTGCCGAGCCCGACGAGCGCCATCACGGCGACGCTCGCGGTGAACCCGCCCCGCGCGAAGAGGCGCAGATCGATGAGCGGCGCCGCGGCGCGCCTGGCGTGCCCGCCGTACGCGAGCAACAGGACGACACCGGCGACGAGCGGGACCAGGACCGACGCG
The window above is part of the Amycolatopsis thermoflava N1165 genome. Proteins encoded here:
- a CDS encoding SDR family NAD(P)-dependent oxidoreductase, with amino-acid sequence MRTVVITGGTAGIGAGVARELLARGDRVVVVGRNPAKALPGADFVHADLSLVAAAHAAADEIIAKYPRIDALVLCARFFRSRRHETTEGFEDNFALFYLSRFVLAERLAGALSEADRPVIVNVAGPGAPLDVVNRHDLQFTRHYHPIDAMAQGGKLNDLHGVSFAERHPRIRYVLVHPGVTATSFAGEYDAASARQVDRMKRFGKPVGEAVAPIVRALDSPPAEPLSAFVEGRRIPVDGPAFDVQTARWLHAETRRLSGVSRGTPARPG
- a CDS encoding LysE family translocator — protein: MSVEFLLTALVVVATPGTGALLTMSAGLAHGTRASVIAAVGCTLGTVPHAIAAITGLAALLHASAVTFQVIKYAGVAYLLYLAWSALREPDRPPEAPAPRSAARVIVSAVLVNVLNPKLTIFFFAFLPQFVHPGDPRSLVTMAELSAVFMALTLVVFVAYGAGAAAMRDRVLSRPRVRAWMRRMFAGTFAALAVRLAAE
- a CDS encoding B3/4 domain-containing protein; translated protein: MMCFRHSDAIWSDFPQLVPGVLFAEHARPSGDPSRYWRIAAERLAAGPESALPEIQAWRQAFTRMGLKPTQYRCAAESLLRRFRKDGSLPSIHPMIDLGNAVSLAFAIPVAVFDADAVDGLLEVRYATGNEEYAAFSGATEHPAPGEIVFADEHGRAHARRWTHRQSARSAVTPATRSVLIVAEALHATAATDVPRLLDALGAELPGSEATVLSRDAPEFRAKLR